GTAATCTGCTTTCCCTCTGCAATCTGCTTGAAGAAGAGAGGCGCTACAGAGCCCCTTGATGCAAGAACATTTCCGTATCTTACACAGCAGAACTTCGTTCTTTTTCCATCTTTATGCTTGTTCGCGGAAATCATTATCCTTTCCTGGACAGCTTTTGTCATTCCCATGACATTTACAGGCTCAACTGCCTTGTCTGTGCTTATTGCTATAACCTTGTCCACATTACATTCAAATGCTACATCAACAATATTCTGGGCGCCCACAATGTTTGTAAGAGAAGCCTGGAAAGCATTTTCCTCGCACTGTGGAACCTGCTTTAAGGCAGCTGCATGGTAAATTATATCCACATTGCGCATTGCCCTTCTCAGGGAATCCTTGTCTCTCACATCGCCTATCACATACCTTATCCTTTTTTCCCCGAAGAACTCATAGCGCATATCATCCTGCTTCTTCTCATCCCTGCTGAAAATCCTTATCTCTGAGACATTTTTCTTAAGAAGCTTTTTCACTATGCTGTGCCCGAAAGAGCCAGTTCCTCCAGTGACCATAACGATTTTGCCGTCAAAATACTTGTCTGCCATTTTAACCCCCCGTTTTAATATTCAAATGGTTGGAATATCCTATATAAATTTAATTATTTTTTAACGATTCTCTGCTTATTCCATGAAACAACATAGGCAATGGGATTTCCCCTGTCATAATGCCTCAAAAAAAGGGCATAGAAAATTCCGGGAATAAAAAGGTTGAGAACAGGAATGCTCTCAAGAACCATAATCTTATACCACACTTCCCTGTTCTGGATTCCATAAATTTTTGCGCGTAAAAACTCGCTTTTAATAATTG
The sequence above is drawn from the Candidatus Woesearchaeota archaeon genome and encodes:
- a CDS encoding polysaccharide biosynthesis protein — translated: MADKYFDGKIVMVTGGTGSFGHSIVKKLLKKNVSEIRIFSRDEKKQDDMRYEFFGEKRIRYVIGDVRDKDSLRRAMRNVDIIYHAAALKQVPQCEENAFQASLTNIVGAQNIVDVAFECNVDKVIAISTDKAVEPVNVMGMTKAVQERIMISANKHKDGKRTKFCCVRYGNVLASRGSVAPLFFKQIAEGKQITITDDRMTRFILVLDQAIELVFKATELMVGGEIFILELPSHKVKDLAEAMIEEFHSKNREIKKVGMRPGEKIHETLISPTESLRTIKRDGYYIILPQIEIKEIEEKYPHYSNKDVFRFSSDTAKRLTKEELKALLRKDEHFFKDDEKI